A region of Lycium barbarum isolate Lr01 chromosome 3, ASM1917538v2, whole genome shotgun sequence DNA encodes the following proteins:
- the LOC132631416 gene encoding uncharacterized protein LOC132631416 codes for MDVNRSQLIDVLDLGSLEADPRERIPIAEYNPRIRDEVRRHYIQTGPCQPLLKKFPTTQIGNRGRQFVSSWYKGPHSNWLAYSMKKDAAYCLCCYLFKNEFVHGIAGEFYTKNGLRSWNRALERFRLHVGEVNSVHDKCFKKMLDLSNHHQSIQVVLEKHSEKEKNDYRMRLKASIDVARLLLHYGLPFRGHDESESSTNQGFFLGFLRWHGDKHPDVGKVILENAPQNDTLTCPMIQKDIVHACAKETVKAIIGDLNGDYFGILVDESKDISHKEQMVVVLRYVDKNGEVVERFIGLVHVSDTSACSLKKEIYSLLSNHSLSPSKIRGQGYDGASNMRGEINGLKTLIMKDSPSAYYIHCFAHQLQLTLVAIAKKHGDVEDFFDHVTNVLNVVGGSFKRRDLIHHHQAEKLEQLLESGEVHTGRGLNQMRGLQRPGDTRWGSHFKTLDNFIIIFSTIAHVLEVIKHEGSTSSDRNQAKYLLTEIKTFKFVFMLHLMLKVLAMSNELSKILQKKDQDIINAVEFLNIAKERLQHMRETGWRPLLDDVSSFCDAQDILIPKLDESYFPGKSKRKSSGVSYSHHLRIEIFCAVIDVQLQELNDRFDVVSSE; via the coding sequence ATGGATGTCAATCGTTCTCAACTTATAGATGTGCTCGATTTAGGATCGCTTGAAGCTGATCCAAGAGAAAGGATACCTATTGCTGAATATAACCCTCGAATTCGGGATGAAGTGAGGAGACATTATATTCAAACAGGACCTTGTCAACCTTTACTGAAAAAATTTCCTACAACTCAAATAGGAAATAGAGGTCGTCAATTTGTTTCAAGTTGGTACAAAGGTCCACATTCTAATTGGTTGGCGTATAGCATGAAGAAAGATGCTGCATATTGCCTATGTTGTTATTTGTTCAAAAATGAATTTGTACATGGAATTGCGGGTGAGTTTTATACGAAAAATGGTTTAAGGAGTTGGAATAGGGCTCTTGAAAGGTTCCGTTTGCATGTTGGTGAGGTTAATAGTGTCCATGATAAATGTTTCAAGAAGATGCTAGATTTGTCAAATCATCATCAATCAATTCAAGTTGTTCTTGAAAAGCATTCCGAGAAGGAAAAAAATGATTATCGAATGCGTTTGAAAGCCTCAATTGATGTGGCAAGACTTCTTTTGCACTATGGGTTGCCTTTTCGAGGTCATGATGAAAGTGAATCTTCAACAAATCAAGGCTTCTTTTTAGGATTTTTGCGATGGCACGGGGATAAACATCCGGATGTGGGAAAAGTGATATTAGAAAATGCTCCACAAAATGATACTTTGACTTGTCCTATGATCCAAAAAGATATTGTCCACGCTTGTGCAAAAGAAACGGTGAAAGCTATAATTGGAGACTTGAATGGAGATTACTTTGGTATATTAGTGGATGAGTCCAAAGATATCTCACACAAAGAACAAATGGTTGTTGTGTTGCGGTATGTTGATAAGAATGGTGAGGTGGTAGAACGATTTATCGGTCTAGTGCATGTTAGTGATACATCGGCATGCTCGTTAAAGAAGGAAATCTACTCTTTGCTTTCTAATCACTCACTAAGTCCGTCCAAAATACGTGGGCAAGGTTATGATGGAGCTAGTAATATGAGAGGAGAGATAAATGGTCTCAAAACTTTGATTATGAAAGATAGTCCATCGGCATATTACATTCATTGTTTTGCTCATCAATTGCAATTAACACTTGTAGCTATTGCTAAAAAACATGGGGATGTTGAAGACTTCTTTGATCATGTTACTAATGTGTTGAATGTTGTTGGAGGATCTTTTAAGCGTAGAGATTTGATTCATCATCATCAAGCTGAAAAGTTGGAGCAGTTACTTGAATCAGGTGAAGTTCATACTGGACGAGGACTAAATCAAATGCGCGGACTTCAAAGACCAGGTGATACTCGTTGGGGATCACATTTCAAAACATTAGAtaactttattattattttctcaaCTATTGCTCATGTGCTTGAAGTGATTAAACATGAAGGTTCCACCTCAAGTGATAGAAATCAAGCAAAATATCTTTTGACTGAGATTAAAACATTCAAGTTTGTTTTTATGCTTCACTTGATGTTGAAAGTGTTAGCAATGTCAAATGAGTTGAGCAAAATTTTACAAAAAAAGGATCAAGATATTATTAATGCCGTGGAGTTTCTTAACATTGCAAAAGAAAGATTGCAACATATGAGGGAAACTGGATGGAGGCCTTTGTTGGATGATGTTTCCTCATTTTGTGATGCACAAGATATTTTGATTCCCAAGTTAGATGAGTCTTATTTTCCTGGAAAGTCAAAGCGTAAGTCTTCTGGTGTTTCTTATTCACACCACTTGCGTATTGAAATCTTTTGTGCTGTGATTGATGTGCAACTTCAAGAGCTTAATGATCGCTTTGATGTAGTGAGTAGTGAGTAG
- the LOC132631417 gene encoding uncharacterized protein LOC132631417, whose translation MTLAKCYPDEFDELQIRDLSYQLDTFIFHMRSGNPKFSHLQGIRDLAKALVEANLVDTYSLVYLLVKLTLILPVATATVERALSSMKRIKNEVRNSIGDQYLNDCLVCYTERDVFTNVRNDVVIDHFQKMKPHQGQL comes from the coding sequence ATGACTTTAGCAAAGTGTTACCCAGATGAGTTTGATGAACTACAGATTCGAGATTTGAGTTACCAACTCGATACTTTCATATTTCATATGCGAAGTGGTAATCCCAAGTTCTCCCACTTGCAAGGAATTCGTGATTTGGCAAAAGCATTAGTTGAGGCAAATCTTGTGGATACTTATTCACTTGTTTATTTACTTGTGAAATTAACTCTGATCTTACCTGTTGCTACCGCAACTGTGGAGAGAGCATTATCATCCATGAAGCGGATCAAAAATGAAGTGCGAAATAGCATTGGTGATCAATATTTGAatgattgtttagtttgttaCACAGAGCGTGATGTATTCACAAATGTACGTAATGATGTCGTCATTGATCATTTTCAGAAGATGAAACCTCATCAAGGacaattgtaa